One Kribbella sp. NBC_00662 genomic region harbors:
- a CDS encoding ATP/GTP-binding protein: MSQKQKKPVDPSRRGKRPMPRGWPGPGGGYSTYLQAAPEWRGTTVQVCGMWPFAAGTGSPMVGVPIGRNILSGATMCCDPISWFMRAKLISNPSMFVLGKPGLGKSTITRRMALGLAGYGVMPLVLGDLKPDYKDLIEALGGQVIQLGRGRGHLNVLDPGESREAALRLTGKAREAIQADAHGRRQTMVSALISIMRSQPPNDREETILDEALKVLDERFQGTPVLRDLLQVVQDAPDRVRNVALDRGSLDRYRQITEGLEASLIGLVGGGRLGEIFSEQTDNPMQLDRPVVFDVSNIDDSETSLQAAVLLACWSYGFGAVAVSQALADAGLEPRRHYFVILDELWRVLRAGRGLVDRVDALTRLNRQRGVGMAMISHTMSDLLALELPEDRMKAKGFVERSGMVICGGLPRAEMDNLTEVVPMSQEEQNMLIGWQDPPAWDPATGQEAAPPGRGNFLVKVGGRPGIPVHVGLTTVEREINDTNKLWRTGEDGKPLKVEVAPDGSEAVVGEYNLDDPAMLPPPDPTTRVVARTGVDE; this comes from the coding sequence GTGAGCCAGAAGCAGAAGAAGCCGGTCGATCCGAGCAGGCGGGGCAAGCGGCCGATGCCGCGAGGCTGGCCCGGTCCGGGCGGCGGCTATTCGACGTACCTGCAGGCAGCGCCCGAGTGGCGCGGGACGACGGTGCAGGTCTGCGGCATGTGGCCGTTCGCGGCCGGCACCGGCAGCCCGATGGTCGGCGTACCGATCGGCCGGAACATCCTCTCCGGCGCGACCATGTGCTGCGACCCGATCAGCTGGTTCATGCGGGCCAAGCTGATCTCGAACCCGTCGATGTTCGTCCTCGGCAAGCCGGGTCTGGGCAAGTCGACGATCACCCGGCGGATGGCGCTGGGCCTGGCCGGGTACGGCGTGATGCCGCTCGTGCTGGGCGACCTCAAGCCCGACTACAAGGACCTGATCGAGGCGCTCGGCGGCCAGGTCATCCAGCTCGGCCGCGGTCGCGGTCACCTGAACGTGCTCGATCCGGGTGAGTCCCGCGAGGCCGCGCTTCGGCTGACCGGCAAGGCCCGCGAGGCGATCCAGGCCGACGCGCACGGCCGCCGGCAGACGATGGTCTCGGCGCTGATCTCGATCATGCGCTCGCAGCCGCCGAACGACCGCGAGGAGACGATCCTCGACGAGGCGCTCAAGGTCCTCGACGAGCGCTTCCAAGGTACGCCGGTGCTTCGCGACCTGCTCCAGGTCGTGCAGGACGCCCCGGACCGGGTCCGCAACGTGGCCCTGGACCGCGGCAGCCTGGACCGCTACCGGCAGATCACCGAAGGTCTCGAGGCGTCGCTGATCGGTCTGGTCGGCGGCGGTCGGCTCGGCGAGATCTTCTCCGAGCAGACCGACAACCCGATGCAGCTCGACCGGCCGGTCGTGTTCGACGTGTCGAACATCGACGATTCCGAGACGAGTCTGCAGGCCGCCGTACTGCTGGCCTGCTGGTCGTACGGGTTCGGCGCGGTCGCGGTCTCGCAGGCGCTGGCCGACGCCGGCCTCGAGCCGCGGCGGCACTACTTCGTCATCCTCGACGAGCTCTGGCGGGTACTGCGGGCCGGGCGCGGCCTGGTCGACCGGGTCGACGCGCTGACCCGTCTGAACCGGCAGCGTGGTGTCGGGATGGCGATGATCTCGCACACGATGTCCGACCTGCTGGCACTGGAGCTGCCCGAGGACCGGATGAAGGCGAAGGGTTTCGTCGAGCGCTCCGGCATGGTCATCTGTGGTGGTCTGCCGCGGGCGGAGATGGACAACCTCACCGAGGTCGTGCCGATGTCGCAGGAAGAGCAGAACATGCTCATCGGCTGGCAGGACCCGCCCGCGTGGGACCCGGCCACCGGTCAGGAGGCGGCGCCTCCTGGTCGAGGCAACTTCCTGGTCAAGGTCGGCGGCCGGCCGGGCATCCCGGTGCACGTCGGGCTGACCACGGTCGAGCGCGAGATCAACGACACCAACAAGCTGTGGAGGACCGGCGAGGACGGCAAGCCGCTGAAGGTGGAGGTCGCACCGGACGGCAGTGAGGCAGTCGTCGGCGAGTACAACCTGGACGATCCGGCGATGCTGCCGCCGCCCGACCCCACCACCCGAGTGGTCGCCCGAACGGGAGTTGACGAGTAA
- a CDS encoding SCO6880 family protein → MAAAENVRRAPRTYGNWRQPASAGIGGLGMLGTAILMGGLLMVVIATMSGGLPAAMITLLVVGVVLLLLMTKDKHGQSTLQRISTRIGWQRAKMAKHNIYRSGPLGRTAWGKFQLPGLAASSQLSEYQDSYGRPFALLYYPSTRHFTVVINAEPDGASLVDEDQVDVWVAHWGQWLASLGHEPGIVAASVTVESAPDTGIRLRREVGNNMMDGTPAIARAMLTEVVQTYPEGSALVSARVALTFKGTDRSGKRRKEDDMGRELAARLPALTQSLNATGAGAARPVNAQELCEAIRIAYDPASAILIDEARGQGMPPELQWTDVGPSGAQAFWDKYRHDSAWSVTWQMSQAPRGEVFSSVLSQLVAPHADIDRKRVTLLYRPLDAGTSARMVEADKRNASFRASTSSRPSARSLAEARAADRSAQEEARGAGLVNFGMVVTGTVMTVEQIPDMIAAIDNLGATARVLLRPAYGSQDSAFVAALPLGVVLQNHLAVPAGLRESL, encoded by the coding sequence GTGGCAGCGGCTGAGAACGTACGACGCGCACCTCGCACCTACGGCAACTGGCGCCAGCCCGCCTCGGCGGGTATCGGCGGCTTGGGCATGCTCGGCACGGCCATCCTGATGGGTGGCCTGCTGATGGTCGTCATCGCGACGATGTCCGGCGGTCTGCCCGCAGCGATGATCACGCTGCTGGTGGTCGGCGTCGTACTGCTGCTGCTGATGACCAAGGACAAGCACGGGCAGTCCACGCTGCAACGCATCTCGACCCGAATTGGATGGCAGCGAGCAAAGATGGCAAAGCACAACATCTACCGATCCGGTCCGCTCGGCCGTACGGCGTGGGGCAAGTTCCAGCTCCCGGGCCTGGCCGCCTCGTCGCAGCTGAGCGAGTACCAGGACTCGTACGGGCGCCCGTTCGCCCTGCTGTACTACCCGAGCACCCGGCACTTCACCGTCGTCATCAACGCGGAGCCGGACGGCGCCTCGCTGGTGGACGAGGACCAGGTGGACGTGTGGGTCGCGCACTGGGGTCAGTGGCTGGCGTCGCTCGGCCACGAGCCGGGCATCGTGGCGGCGTCGGTGACGGTCGAGAGCGCACCCGACACCGGCATCCGGCTTCGTCGTGAGGTCGGCAACAACATGATGGACGGTACGCCGGCGATCGCGCGCGCGATGCTGACCGAGGTCGTGCAGACGTACCCGGAAGGCTCGGCGCTCGTCTCGGCCCGGGTCGCCCTGACCTTCAAGGGCACCGACCGCAGCGGCAAGCGCCGCAAGGAAGACGACATGGGCCGCGAGCTCGCGGCCCGGCTGCCCGCGCTGACCCAGAGCCTGAACGCGACCGGTGCCGGCGCGGCCCGGCCGGTCAACGCGCAGGAGCTGTGCGAGGCGATCCGGATCGCGTACGACCCGGCGTCCGCCATCCTCATCGACGAGGCCCGCGGCCAGGGCATGCCGCCCGAGCTGCAGTGGACCGACGTCGGCCCGTCCGGCGCCCAGGCGTTCTGGGACAAGTACCGGCACGACTCGGCCTGGTCGGTGACCTGGCAGATGTCGCAGGCGCCGCGGGGTGAGGTGTTCTCGTCGGTGCTGTCGCAGCTGGTCGCGCCGCACGCCGACATCGACCGCAAGCGCGTCACCCTGCTCTACCGCCCGCTGGACGCAGGCACATCGGCCCGGATGGTCGAGGCCGACAAGCGCAACGCCTCGTTCCGCGCCAGTACGTCGAGCCGGCCGTCCGCCCGCAGCCTGGCCGAAGCACGGGCCGCCGACCGGTCCGCGCAGGAGGAAGCGCGCGGTGCGGGTCTGGTCAACTTCGGCATGGTTGTCACGGGCACCGTGATGACGGTCGAGCAGATTCCGGACATGATCGCCGCCATCGACAACCTCGGCGCCACCGCGCGCGTGCTGCTGCGGCCGGCGTACGGCTCGCAGGACTCCGCGTTCGTGGCCGCACTGCCGCTGGGCGTCGTACTGCAGAACCACTTGGCCGTGCCGGCCGGGCTGCGGGAGTCCCTATGA
- a CDS encoding type IV secretory system conjugative DNA transfer family protein → MAQGRKSTGPGGLSPESILIFAAVGVFALVVFSLWGALKIASAINGSPPVGNPFDAIVDLMKGHRDWSGAATGVLIIELVVLFGLVGTGFWYFRSRQKSVGRVDRQAQLMSKRSEIYKLTREGAQEKANQLGAGHAGPGILIGRTVRDNLEVFGNWEDMHVDIWGPRTGKTTSRAVPAILDAPGCVIATSNKRDIVDATRGPRSEKGPVWVFDPQEVCEEPNTWWWNPLSYITDETKARELAEHFVASQRQVGAQTDAFFDAAGTDLLAGLLLAAAVAKRPITQVYSWLADQRNDEPERILRNTPGLQLSADALSGVINAPDKQRAGVYGTAQQSAQFLVNRKVTRWVIPSGPNDNRPQFNPHEFVRKGGTLYSLSKEGAGTAGPLVTALTVAVVEAAEQYARGCPMGRMPSPLVGVLDEAANVCRWKNLPDLYSHFGSRGIVLMTILQSWAQGQECWGDHGMQKLWGSANIRVYGGGAADASFLENLSKMIGDYDINSNSVSYNEGKRGTSSQVQRHNIMEVSDLASMPPGRAVVFPSGIPATLVKTVPWFTRPDAGAVKASLAKYDPGAAASVPVSNNPWVSAGTGGQVPPPQRGPDRPVWEQNEGDNRGGW, encoded by the coding sequence ATGGCCCAGGGCAGGAAAAGCACCGGACCGGGCGGGCTGTCGCCCGAGTCGATCCTGATCTTCGCCGCGGTCGGTGTGTTCGCACTGGTCGTGTTCTCGCTCTGGGGTGCGCTGAAGATCGCCTCGGCGATCAACGGCTCGCCGCCGGTGGGCAACCCGTTCGACGCGATCGTCGATCTGATGAAGGGACACCGGGACTGGTCCGGCGCGGCCACCGGCGTACTGATCATCGAGCTGGTCGTGCTGTTCGGCCTGGTCGGCACCGGCTTCTGGTACTTCCGGAGCAGGCAGAAGTCGGTCGGCCGCGTCGACCGGCAGGCGCAGCTGATGTCGAAGCGGTCCGAGATCTACAAGCTCACCCGCGAAGGCGCGCAGGAGAAGGCGAACCAGCTCGGCGCGGGGCACGCCGGTCCGGGCATCCTGATCGGCCGCACCGTCCGGGACAACCTCGAGGTCTTCGGCAACTGGGAAGACATGCACGTCGACATCTGGGGTCCCCGAACCGGTAAGACCACGTCGCGCGCGGTGCCGGCGATCCTGGACGCGCCCGGCTGCGTCATCGCCACCTCGAACAAGCGCGACATCGTCGACGCCACCCGCGGGCCGCGCTCGGAGAAGGGCCCGGTCTGGGTGTTCGACCCGCAGGAGGTCTGCGAGGAGCCGAACACCTGGTGGTGGAACCCGCTGAGCTACATCACCGACGAGACCAAGGCCCGTGAGCTGGCCGAGCACTTCGTCGCATCGCAGCGCCAGGTCGGCGCCCAGACCGACGCGTTCTTCGACGCCGCCGGTACGGATCTACTGGCCGGTCTGCTGCTCGCCGCCGCGGTGGCGAAGCGCCCGATCACGCAGGTGTACAGCTGGCTCGCCGACCAGCGCAACGACGAGCCGGAGCGGATCCTGCGCAACACCCCGGGTCTGCAGCTGTCCGCGGACGCGCTGTCCGGTGTCATCAACGCGCCGGACAAGCAGCGCGCGGGTGTCTACGGTACGGCGCAGCAGAGCGCGCAGTTCCTGGTCAACCGCAAGGTCACCCGCTGGGTGATCCCGAGCGGTCCGAACGACAACCGCCCGCAGTTCAACCCGCACGAGTTCGTCCGCAAGGGCGGCACGCTGTACAGCCTCTCCAAGGAAGGCGCCGGTACGGCGGGTCCGCTCGTCACCGCGCTGACCGTGGCCGTCGTCGAGGCAGCGGAGCAGTACGCCCGCGGCTGCCCGATGGGCCGCATGCCCAGCCCGCTGGTCGGCGTACTGGACGAGGCCGCGAACGTGTGCCGGTGGAAGAACCTTCCGGACCTCTACTCGCACTTCGGTTCCCGCGGCATCGTGCTGATGACGATCCTGCAGTCCTGGGCGCAGGGCCAGGAGTGCTGGGGAGACCACGGCATGCAGAAGCTCTGGGGCTCGGCGAACATCCGGGTGTACGGCGGTGGCGCGGCAGACGCGTCCTTCCTCGAGAACCTGAGCAAGATGATCGGCGACTACGACATCAACTCGAACTCGGTGTCGTACAACGAGGGCAAGCGCGGTACGAGCTCGCAGGTCCAGCGGCACAACATCATGGAGGTCTCCGACCTCGCCTCGATGCCGCCCGGTCGGGCGGTCGTGTTCCCGTCGGGTATCCCGGCGACGCTGGTGAAGACCGTCCCGTGGTTCACCCGGCCGGACGCCGGTGCGGTGAAGGCGTCGCTGGCGAAGTACGATCCGGGAGCGGCCGCGAGCGTCCCGGTGAGCAACAACCCGTGGGTGTCCGCAGGCACCGGCGGACAGGTGCCCCCGCCGCAGCGCGGCCCGGACCGGCCGGTCTGGGAGCAGAACGAAGGGGACAACCGAGGTGGATGGTGA
- a CDS encoding YrdB family protein has product MLNLWKWGNLLLAFLVELVALGIFAWWGWDTGGTTLARWLLAIGLPVVTAVVWGLFAAPTATRGTPAVRWIVKVLVFGLAGAALWSLGHPLLAVVFVVVVAANLLIIQTQKLQP; this is encoded by the coding sequence GTGTTGAACTTGTGGAAGTGGGGCAACCTGCTACTCGCGTTCCTCGTCGAGTTGGTTGCCCTGGGCATCTTTGCCTGGTGGGGCTGGGACACCGGCGGTACGACGCTCGCCCGCTGGCTGCTCGCCATCGGGCTGCCGGTGGTGACGGCGGTGGTCTGGGGACTGTTCGCGGCGCCGACCGCCACCCGCGGTACGCCGGCGGTGCGATGGATCGTGAAGGTGCTGGTGTTCGGCCTCGCGGGTGCCGCCCTCTGGAGTCTCGGGCACCCGCTGCTCGCAGTCGTGTTCGTCGTGGTGGTCGCGGCGAACCTGCTGATCATCCAGACCCAGAAGCTGCAGCCCTAG
- a CDS encoding DUF4913 domain-containing protein, giving the protein MDGEQELFYPHVAAFVEDRLIYLYTRRLGQQFVWCPEWYRHAEALSRLDSIWRAWEHLRLDPATGMSVWWRDHADPHMMALLDPDGPFAACRNNVHTDYPIPPLPVQEPPAGLFFDQRQPNIRGI; this is encoded by the coding sequence GTGGATGGTGAACAGGAGCTCTTCTATCCACACGTCGCGGCGTTCGTCGAAGACCGGCTGATCTACCTCTACACCCGGCGGCTCGGGCAGCAGTTCGTCTGGTGCCCCGAGTGGTACCGGCACGCGGAGGCGCTCAGCCGGCTCGACTCGATCTGGCGTGCGTGGGAGCACCTGCGGCTCGACCCGGCGACCGGGATGTCGGTCTGGTGGCGTGACCACGCGGACCCGCACATGATGGCGCTGCTCGATCCGGACGGCCCGTTCGCCGCCTGCCGGAACAACGTTCACACCGATTACCCTATCCCGCCGCTACCGGTGCAGGAGCCGCCGGCCGGGTTGTTCTTCGACCAGCGCCAGCCGAACATCCGCGGTATCTGA
- a CDS encoding conjugal transfer protein TrbC, with product MELNTMTLPLDAPPGVQPGLDKVLGWVKWIAYSVCTLGILIAGGMMAVGQRRGEGGEHAARLGWVLAACIVIGAATALVDALK from the coding sequence ATGGAGCTCAACACCATGACGCTCCCGCTCGACGCGCCTCCCGGCGTCCAGCCCGGCCTGGACAAGGTACTCGGCTGGGTCAAGTGGATCGCGTACTCGGTCTGCACGCTCGGCATCCTGATCGCCGGCGGCATGATGGCCGTCGGTCAGCGCCGCGGTGAAGGTGGCGAGCACGCCGCCCGCCTCGGTTGGGTCCTGGCGGCCTGCATCGTGATCGGTGCGGCGACGGCACTCGTCGACGCCCTGAAGTGA
- a CDS encoding MATE family efflux transporter gives MRRRRWVGEQDREILRLAVPAFFALVSEPLMLLADSAIVGHLGTPQLAALGVAGTILQTLVGVCVFLAYGTTSAVARRIGAGDHKGALAQGIDGLWLALLLGVVLALLGLVLAPQAIAAFDPSPEVADYAVTYLRISCFGIPSMLLLLAATGVLRGLQDTKTPMVVAITANLANIGLNVLLVYGIGLNIAGSALGTALAQTGAGIALVVVVVRGARRDGAKLRPDRPGILASAQMGVPLIVRTLTLRAAIILLTFVATALGTTSVAAHQVAFTLWSFLALALDAIAIAAQALTGRALGAGDVAGTRTITRRMMWWGLFSGLIGGLALWGLRGVYVPWFTSDPEVRRTLAAVLIVAALWQPVNGVVFVLDGVLIGAGDGKYLAAAGVVALVLYVPLALAVLWLGGGIVALWWAFGGYMLLRFITLTTRERRDGWLVTGATR, from the coding sequence GTGAGACGCAGACGATGGGTGGGCGAACAGGATCGGGAGATCCTCCGGCTGGCCGTCCCGGCGTTCTTCGCGCTGGTGTCCGAGCCCTTGATGCTGCTCGCCGACTCGGCGATCGTTGGCCACCTCGGTACGCCGCAACTCGCCGCGCTCGGCGTCGCCGGCACCATTCTGCAGACCCTTGTCGGCGTCTGCGTCTTCCTTGCCTACGGCACCACTTCCGCGGTCGCCCGGCGGATCGGCGCAGGCGACCACAAAGGTGCGCTGGCACAGGGCATCGACGGTCTCTGGCTCGCGTTGCTGCTCGGCGTCGTGCTGGCGCTGCTCGGGCTCGTACTCGCGCCGCAGGCGATTGCGGCGTTCGACCCGTCGCCCGAGGTGGCTGACTACGCAGTCACCTACCTGAGGATCTCGTGCTTCGGCATCCCCTCGATGCTGCTCCTGCTCGCCGCGACCGGCGTACTGCGAGGACTGCAGGACACCAAGACCCCGATGGTCGTCGCGATCACCGCCAACCTCGCGAACATCGGCCTCAACGTCCTGCTCGTCTACGGCATCGGCCTCAACATCGCCGGCTCGGCCCTGGGTACGGCGCTCGCGCAGACCGGAGCGGGCATCGCGCTCGTGGTGGTCGTCGTACGCGGAGCCCGCCGCGACGGCGCCAAGCTGCGACCGGACCGCCCCGGCATCCTGGCGTCCGCGCAGATGGGCGTACCGCTGATCGTCCGGACGCTGACGTTGCGTGCGGCAATCATTCTGCTCACCTTCGTCGCGACGGCACTGGGTACGACGTCGGTCGCCGCGCACCAGGTCGCCTTCACGCTGTGGTCGTTCCTGGCTCTCGCCCTCGATGCGATCGCGATCGCCGCGCAGGCACTCACCGGCCGCGCGCTCGGCGCCGGCGACGTGGCGGGCACCCGTACGATCACCCGACGGATGATGTGGTGGGGCCTGTTCTCCGGCCTGATCGGCGGCCTCGCGCTGTGGGGCCTGCGCGGCGTCTACGTCCCGTGGTTCACCAGCGATCCGGAGGTACGCCGTACGCTCGCAGCCGTCCTGATCGTCGCCGCACTGTGGCAGCCGGTGAACGGGGTCGTGTTCGTGCTGGACGGTGTGCTCATCGGCGCGGGCGACGGCAAGTACCTGGCCGCGGCGGGAGTCGTCGCGCTCGTCCTGTACGTGCCGCTCGCGCTGGCGGTGCTCTGGCTCGGCGGTGGGATCGTCGCGCTCTGGTGGGCCTTCGGCGGGTACATGTTGCTCCGCTTCATCACGCTCACCACACGCGAGCGCCGCGACGGCTGGCTGGTCACCGGAGCTACCCGCTGA